The following are from one region of the Flavobacteriaceae bacterium UJ101 genome:
- a CDS encoding putative oxidoreductase (Belongs to the short-chain dehydrogenases/reductases (SDR) family.), with protein MDTKKLIVITGASSGIGAATAKLFSSKGHPLLLLARRIEKIEALNLPDTLYKKVDVTDLKALKNAIQEAEEKFGPVDCMINNAGLMLLGDIATQDPSEWKKMFDVNILGVLNGMQAVLPQMKERNHGTIINTSSIAGRKTFPNHAAYCGTKFGVHALTENAREESATFNIRMVTIAPGAVETELLSHTTSNEIKNDYESWKDDMGGVLNPNDIANAMWYAYNQPQGVNIREIVLAATKQQP; from the coding sequence ATGGACACTAAAAAATTAATTGTAATTACAGGAGCAAGTTCAGGAATTGGAGCTGCTACAGCAAAATTATTCTCTTCAAAAGGACACCCTTTATTATTACTAGCAAGAAGAATAGAAAAAATTGAAGCTTTAAATTTACCTGACACTTTATACAAAAAGGTTGATGTTACAGATTTGAAAGCTTTAAAAAATGCTATACAAGAAGCCGAAGAAAAATTTGGACCTGTTGATTGCATGATTAACAATGCTGGTTTAATGCTTTTGGGAGATATTGCTACACAAGACCCTTCTGAATGGAAAAAAATGTTTGATGTTAATATTCTAGGCGTATTAAACGGTATGCAAGCTGTTTTACCTCAAATGAAAGAGCGTAATCATGGAACCATCATCAATACAAGTTCAATTGCTGGAAGAAAAACATTTCCTAATCATGCAGCTTATTGTGGGACTAAATTTGGAGTACACGCCCTTACTGAAAATGCACGTGAAGAATCAGCCACATTTAATATTCGTATGGTAACTATTGCTCCTGGAGCTGTTGAAACTGAATTATTATCTCATACAACTTCAAATGAAATTAAAAATGATTATGAATCATGGAAAGATGATATGGGAGGCGTTTTAAATCCTAATGATATTGCAAACGCTATGTGGTATGCCTATAATCAGCCACAAGGAGTTAACATTCGTGAAATTGTATTAGCCGCTACAAAACAGCAACCTTAA